One region of Chryseobacterium sp. SORGH_AS_0447 genomic DNA includes:
- a CDS encoding type III restriction-modification system endonuclease, translating to MKLQFKEQDFQIQAVDAVVECFEGQTLKTNRFTLEKTAEILRKAREQAKGIATLEYEVEELIGYRNSTIQITDSQIFDNIVNVQRKHYLIENQKLDYVKGAKIGYNLTIEMETGTGKTYTYIRTMYELNKKYGWSKFIIIVPSIAIREGVFKTFELTQDHFQEIYGHKISPFIYNSSRPQDIETFASDGRISVMVINTQAFAARGADARRIHQELDHFGSRRPIDIIAQTKPIIIIDEPQSVGREGSVTLKSMEDFHPLFTLRYSATHLEEYNKIFRLDALDAYNKKLVKKIQVKGINLKGSSGTTGYLYLEYISLSANKPPLAYLEYEKRSGNGVKRVREKIAQGTDLYEVSGGLPAYKNCLVTEVNGYLNKIVVNGQDIYPGDIINDKDELAFRRIQIRETILSHLQKEKVLFEKGIKVLSLFFIDSVEKYRKYDEMGEGVLGEYAQIFEEEYKNAINQFVDLFRQDYTDYVIETDVNKTSKVYAPGSYLDYLQRDDADLVHNGYFSIDKKGKPIDPTIKRGSEDSDDVSAYDLIMKDKERLLSFEEPTRFIFSHSALKEGWDNPNVFQICALKNVDSASQTRRRQEVGRGMRLAVDKRGVRQDFELVGEQVHDINVLTVIASESYEEFAKGLQNEIAKSLKDRPVKADTKFFLGKVLTNEMGETKRLTEDDAEELVFHLRANGIIDKEKKITPEGKELIEKNEVPIPEHLVAYASSIIQLLQSVYNGEGIKPDDDRDNIPLTVNKNFAKKEFQELWKKISLKTVYEVKFDTDKLIDDSRIRIDADLHISERKYEIKTGEMNEIDKNMLKEGEAIYVTKTDSKKLSSDLYTEVAYDIVGEIEALTNLKRMTVVAILKKLKPNTFALLRKNPEEFIAKSAKFINETKASLIINNIVYHKTEESFDAKTVFTNGKNILRTEEILQKHIYDFLQTDSIIEKEFIKNLEQATEVVVYAKLPKGFYVTIPGGKYSPDWAIVLDSEKMKHIYFVAETKGSENIMDHRGIEQLKIHCAKEHFKTISNGEVKFDVITTYEKLQSIAQLK from the coding sequence ATGAAGTTACAATTCAAAGAACAGGATTTTCAAATACAAGCTGTGGATGCTGTAGTAGAATGTTTTGAAGGTCAAACTCTGAAAACTAATCGCTTTACGCTTGAGAAGACAGCTGAAATTTTACGGAAAGCCAGAGAGCAGGCGAAAGGAATTGCTACATTAGAATATGAAGTAGAAGAACTTATTGGCTACAGAAATAGTACCATACAAATCACTGACTCTCAAATTTTTGATAATATTGTTAATGTCCAGCGGAAGCACTACTTAATTGAGAATCAAAAATTAGATTATGTAAAAGGAGCTAAGATTGGCTATAATCTTACAATCGAGATGGAAACGGGTACGGGTAAAACCTATACTTATATCCGTACAATGTATGAGCTGAATAAAAAATATGGATGGAGTAAATTTATCATCATTGTACCAAGTATTGCTATCCGAGAAGGGGTTTTTAAAACTTTTGAATTAACACAAGATCATTTCCAGGAAATTTATGGACATAAAATTAGTCCTTTTATTTACAACTCTTCCCGTCCGCAGGATATTGAAACTTTTGCTTCGGATGGACGAATCAGTGTAATGGTTATCAATACACAGGCTTTTGCCGCAAGAGGTGCAGATGCGAGACGTATTCATCAGGAACTTGATCATTTTGGTTCAAGAAGGCCGATAGATATTATTGCGCAAACGAAGCCTATAATCATTATTGATGAACCGCAGTCTGTTGGTAGAGAAGGCTCAGTTACTTTAAAGAGTATGGAAGATTTTCATCCGCTTTTTACTTTGCGATATTCAGCTACGCATTTAGAAGAATACAATAAAATATTCCGACTGGATGCACTAGATGCTTATAATAAAAAGCTGGTAAAGAAAATTCAGGTTAAAGGAATTAATCTTAAAGGATCTTCGGGTACAACAGGATATTTATATCTGGAGTACATCAGTTTGAGTGCAAATAAACCTCCCTTAGCTTACTTGGAATATGAAAAACGATCAGGAAATGGCGTAAAACGTGTTCGTGAAAAAATTGCTCAGGGAACAGATTTATATGAAGTTTCAGGTGGTTTACCAGCATATAAAAACTGTCTGGTAACAGAAGTTAATGGTTACCTTAATAAGATTGTAGTTAATGGTCAGGACATTTATCCCGGAGACATCATCAACGATAAAGACGAATTGGCCTTTCGAAGAATTCAAATCAGGGAAACTATCCTATCACATTTGCAAAAGGAAAAAGTATTATTTGAGAAAGGAATAAAAGTTCTTTCCTTATTTTTCATCGATTCGGTCGAAAAATACCGAAAGTATGATGAAATGGGAGAGGGAGTTTTAGGTGAATATGCACAAATCTTTGAAGAAGAATACAAGAATGCCATCAATCAGTTTGTTGATCTGTTTCGCCAGGATTACACCGATTATGTGATTGAGACCGATGTAAATAAAACTTCAAAAGTCTATGCACCGGGAAGTTATTTAGATTATTTGCAACGTGACGATGCAGACCTAGTGCATAATGGTTACTTTTCTATTGATAAAAAAGGGAAACCTATTGACCCCACGATCAAAAGAGGGAGCGAAGATTCTGATGATGTTTCTGCTTACGATCTGATTATGAAAGATAAAGAACGGCTGTTGAGTTTTGAAGAACCAACTCGTTTTATCTTTTCTCATTCTGCCTTAAAGGAAGGGTGGGATAATCCTAACGTATTTCAAATCTGTGCATTAAAAAATGTTGATAGCGCAAGCCAGACAAGAAGAAGACAGGAAGTAGGTCGTGGAATGCGTCTGGCGGTTGATAAACGAGGTGTTCGTCAGGATTTCGAATTGGTGGGCGAACAGGTTCACGACATCAATGTATTGACGGTCATTGCTTCTGAGAGTTACGAAGAGTTTGCAAAAGGTTTGCAGAATGAAATTGCAAAATCACTGAAAGACCGTCCGGTAAAAGCGGATACTAAATTCTTTCTGGGTAAGGTTTTGACTAACGAAATGGGCGAGACAAAACGCTTAACAGAAGACGATGCTGAAGAACTGGTTTTTCATCTTCGCGCAAACGGAATTATTGATAAAGAAAAAAAAATAACTCCCGAAGGAAAAGAACTGATTGAAAAAAATGAAGTTCCGATCCCGGAACATTTAGTAGCCTATGCTTCTTCAATCATCCAACTGTTGCAATCGGTTTATAATGGAGAAGGTATTAAACCAGATGACGACCGGGACAATATTCCTCTAACGGTTAATAAAAACTTTGCTAAAAAAGAGTTTCAGGAACTTTGGAAAAAGATTAGTCTGAAAACGGTGTATGAAGTGAAATTTGATACAGACAAACTGATTGATGACAGCAGAATCCGAATTGATGCAGACTTGCATATCTCTGAAAGAAAGTATGAGATTAAGACCGGTGAAATGAATGAGATAGACAAGAATATGTTGAAAGAGGGAGAAGCCATTTATGTAACCAAAACAGATTCAAAAAAATTATCTTCTGACCTTTACACTGAAGTAGCTTATGATATCGTTGGCGAAATAGAGGCCTTGACCAATCTGAAAAGGATGACAGTTGTTGCCATTCTTAAGAAGCTGAAACCAAATACTTTTGCGCTTTTAAGGAAAAACCCGGAGGAATTTATTGCCAAATCTGCTAAATTTATCAATGAAACCAAGGCTTCACTTATTATCAACAATATTGTCTATCACAAAACAGAAGAATCTTTTGATGCAAAAACGGTTTTCACTAATGGCAAAAATATATTGCGTACCGAAGAAATCCTTCAAAAACATATTTATGATTTCCTTCAAACCGATTCTATAATAGAAAAAGAATTTATTAAAAATCTGGAACAGGCTACAGAAGTTGTGGTCTACGCTAAATTGCCTAAAGGATTTTATGTCACAATTCCAGGAGGAAAGTACAGTCCCGACTGGGCAATTGTTTTAGACAGTGAAAAAATGAAACATATCTATTTTGTAGCTGAAACCAAAGGTTCTGAAAATATAATGGATCACAGAGGAATTGAACAATTAAAAATACATTGTGCGAAAGAACATTTTAAAACCATTAGTAATGGCGAAGTAAAATTTGATGTTATTACCACTTACGAAAAACTTCAATCAATTGCACAATTAAAATAA
- a CDS encoding site-specific DNA-methyltransferase, with protein sequence MNDKLDLQSTDITSLKIEKITALFPNCVTETAEGKKIDFDLLKQELSTEIVEGNKERYRLEWPGKREAIVTANIPTTKTLRPVREDSVDFDTTENIYIEGDNLEVLKLLQESYLNKIKMIYIDPPYNTGKDFVYKDNFAKAGEEELFESGQKDEYNQRLVANPETNGRYHSDWLSMMYPRLKLARNLLTEDGVIFISIDDNEVDNLKKIADEVFGEVNRLGVFQWRRRQTTDNRNESRVSFDHEYILAYSKTVFAKLKGRKIDESKYTNRDNDPRGVWASIDLSGLATANQRPNLHFDIIDPKTGNSYPPNPNRGWSKSKETIKKMIEEERILFPSKPGGRPREKKFLAALQSSVTGFSTWLDSKLTGFNTDGTREVTELMQGKFFDFPKPLALLSLLIEQCSYENNDIILDFFSGSATTAHAVMQLNAKDGENRKYIMVQLPEATDEKSEAYKAGYKNICEIGKERIRRAANKIKENTKKEILGLDLGESSIGWATIDGNKKIKSIGSKTLSEGSRDEISKNSTNIIEKEIIKNISLDLGFRVYRLDSSNMQDVYYKPQDYNQGTLDLFADNVKEGRTAEDLVTQVMLDWGLPLSLPIERKNISGKEVYAIAGDSLYCCFDDGIDEDFAKAIAQEKPLRIVFRDRGFKDDTAKENVKQLLKQLSVGTEMRVI encoded by the coding sequence ATGAACGATAAACTAGACCTACAATCTACCGATATAACCAGCCTTAAGATAGAAAAAATAACGGCTCTTTTCCCCAACTGCGTTACCGAAACGGCAGAAGGCAAAAAGATCGATTTTGATTTGCTGAAACAGGAACTCTCTACCGAAATCGTAGAAGGCAATAAAGAGCGCTACCGACTGGAATGGCCCGGAAAGCGCGAAGCTATTGTTACCGCCAATATTCCAACTACCAAAACTCTGCGGCCAGTGCGAGAAGATTCTGTAGATTTTGATACCACCGAAAATATCTACATTGAAGGTGACAATCTGGAAGTACTTAAGCTCTTGCAGGAAAGCTACCTGAATAAGATTAAAATGATCTATATAGACCCGCCTTACAATACGGGGAAAGACTTTGTGTATAAAGATAATTTTGCCAAAGCCGGTGAAGAAGAACTTTTTGAAAGCGGACAAAAAGACGAATACAACCAACGTTTGGTAGCCAACCCGGAAACAAACGGACGCTACCATTCTGACTGGCTTTCTATGATGTACCCAAGATTAAAGCTGGCAAGAAATCTTTTGACGGAAGATGGCGTTATTTTTATTTCTATTGATGATAATGAAGTTGATAATTTAAAAAAGATTGCTGATGAAGTTTTTGGAGAAGTAAATCGCTTAGGTGTTTTTCAATGGAGAAGACGTCAAACTACCGACAACAGAAATGAAAGTAGAGTGTCATTTGACCATGAATATATACTAGCATATTCAAAAACTGTTTTTGCAAAATTAAAAGGAAGGAAAATTGATGAAAGTAAATATACTAATCGTGACAATGATCCTAGAGGAGTATGGGCAAGTATAGATCTTTCAGGACTGGCTACGGCAAATCAAAGGCCAAATCTTCACTTTGATATAATTGATCCAAAGACAGGTAATAGCTATCCTCCTAATCCAAATAGAGGATGGTCGAAAAGCAAAGAAACAATAAAAAAAATGATTGAAGAAGAAAGAATTTTGTTTCCTAGTAAACCTGGTGGAAGACCAAGGGAGAAAAAATTTCTTGCAGCACTTCAAAGTTCAGTAACTGGTTTTTCTACATGGTTAGATTCAAAATTAACAGGTTTTAATACAGATGGTACGCGTGAGGTTACTGAACTAATGCAAGGTAAATTCTTTGATTTTCCTAAGCCATTAGCTTTATTATCATTACTAATAGAACAATGTTCATATGAAAATAATGATATTATTCTCGACTTCTTTTCCGGTTCTGCAACAACTGCCCACGCCGTTATGCAACTTAATGCAAAAGATGGAGAAAATCGCAAATACATTATGGTGCAATTACCCGAAGCCACTGATGAAAAAAGCGAAGCCTACAAGGCGGGTTATAAAAACATTTGTGAGATTGGTAAAGAACGTATCCGTAGAGCTGCTAATAAAATAAAAGAGAATACTAAAAAGGAAATATTAGGATTGGATCTTGGAGAAAGTAGTATTGGTTGGGCTACTATAGATGGGAACAAGAAAATAAAATCTATTGGTTCAAAGACTCTTTCCGAAGGAAGTAGAGATGAAATATCAAAAAACTCAACGAATATTATTGAAAAAGAAATTATTAAAAATATTTCATTAGACTTAGGTTTTCGTGTCTATCGTTTAGATTCTTCCAATATGCAGGATGTGTATTACAAACCGCAGGATTATAACCAAGGTACGCTAGACCTTTTTGCAGACAATGTAAAAGAAGGTCGTACTGCGGAAGATCTGGTTACTCAGGTAATGCTCGATTGGGGATTGCCATTGTCTTTACCCATAGAACGCAAAAACATTTCGGGCAAAGAAGTCTACGCCATAGCCGGAGATTCTCTGTATTGTTGTTTTGATGACGGTATTGATGAAGATTTTGCTAAAGCAATAGCCCAAGAAAAACCATTGCGCATTGTTTTCAGAGATAGAGGTTTTAAAGATGATACCGCAAAAGAAAATGTGAAACAACTGCTGAAACAGTTGAGTGTTGGGACAGAGATGAGGGTGATATAG
- a CDS encoding DGQHR domain-containing protein → MKAIELYRNNDHIILVTAIKFKDLKNIVKFTQRMSSNWSDKIFENDESSKFYQRQTNEIRVKNIKKYILETLLENSETEILFPSSMILSINSDHNEFTKDKFNVVDFDLPGEQESCLIVDGQHRMKAMYELYKDLENKLFEENNRERILNYKFNCTILFGYDIWEQAKIFASVNFNQKPVDKSLYYDIFGEVPKSGKDEKLSNLYVAHELGKFLNSSSKSPLKGFVKNFISNSGFISQAFLTEQILTLLSSKGGWNDVVEDFKKNEQERLDLHKKLPKVFVAYFNTIKNELSDYWPNSIEKKDSTILTKTTSLGAFLRLLGKINELFKLGLFPNYDKTDLKDLTLEELEEIFKDIFKSFNKNSVEGQELSKKYFGEDSNYKGGGSVGLQSKLYKELAKEIGIPLDKN, encoded by the coding sequence ATGAAAGCTATAGAACTATACAGAAATAACGATCATATAATTTTAGTTACAGCAATAAAATTTAAAGATCTAAAAAATATCGTAAAATTTACGCAGAGAATGTCATCAAACTGGTCTGATAAAATTTTTGAGAATGATGAAAGTTCTAAATTTTATCAGCGACAAACTAATGAAATCAGAGTTAAAAATATAAAGAAATACATTTTAGAGACGCTATTAGAAAATAGTGAAACAGAAATACTTTTTCCCTCTTCTATGATTTTGAGTATAAATTCAGATCATAATGAATTTACGAAAGATAAGTTTAATGTTGTTGATTTTGATTTACCTGGAGAACAGGAAAGCTGTTTAATCGTTGATGGTCAACATCGGATGAAAGCTATGTACGAACTATATAAGGATCTAGAAAATAAGTTATTTGAAGAAAATAATCGCGAAAGAATTTTGAATTATAAATTTAATTGTACTATTTTATTTGGTTATGATATTTGGGAACAAGCGAAAATATTTGCAAGTGTAAATTTCAATCAGAAACCGGTAGATAAATCTTTGTATTATGATATTTTTGGTGAAGTTCCTAAATCAGGAAAAGATGAAAAATTAAGTAATTTATATGTAGCACACGAATTAGGTAAATTTCTTAATTCATCTTCTAAATCACCCTTAAAGGGTTTCGTAAAGAATTTTATTTCAAATAGTGGATTTATTTCCCAGGCTTTTCTAACTGAGCAAATTTTAACATTATTGAGTTCTAAAGGTGGATGGAATGATGTTGTTGAAGATTTTAAAAAAAATGAGCAGGAAAGATTAGATTTACACAAAAAGCTTCCTAAGGTATTTGTTGCTTATTTTAATACGATAAAAAACGAACTATCTGATTATTGGCCTAATTCTATCGAGAAAAAAGATTCTACAATTCTCACCAAGACAACAAGTTTGGGAGCATTCCTTCGATTATTAGGAAAAATAAATGAACTCTTTAAATTAGGATTATTTCCAAATTACGATAAAACGGATTTGAAAGATTTAACTTTAGAAGAATTAGAGGAGATTTTTAAAGATATTTTTAAGTCTTTTAATAAAAATTCTGTTGAAGGACAAGAGTTGTCTAAAAAGTACTTTGGTGAAGATAGTAATTACAAAGGTGGTGGATCAGTAGGATTACAAAGTAAGTTGTATAAAGAGCTTGCAAAGGAAATTGGAATACCTCTAGATAAAAACTAA
- a CDS encoding DUF262 domain-containing protein: MEKITAQIKKVIKVLDDKMEIPNYQRPYRWTEDNVRLLLKDITHSWKEGKSSYRIGSVILNSKDAKLNIVDGQQRITTILLILNSLGSDVGSVLRDSLQYNHQDSINSIIRNNSFIESWLQENIGNDANSFEKYILEYCEFVEIKVSDLSEAFQMFDSQNGRGKELEAYNLLKAYHIRAMESNTFEEKIACDKTWESAARYQSNKESNQVSDLLRQLINEQLYRTRLWSRKETASEFSKKEIKEFKGITVSKNHPIDFPYQNKALLQYVMQHYLNSLGITVNGVKSRFKQSSPEKISPFALLNQNIVNGKDFFVYTETYVEIYKRLFHSEYDDMKEFKTFLQTNCKYSGSHRDGDQYLFELYKSLIMLMFDKFGEDGVEKYHKILYLLVYRLRLEKEQVRYASVADYPVQNKVFNIIENAQTYSDLIRLEKMANKKVVCKKGVKRVIEFFDGQQIKLESFDSNKVKLTDFKLVYNVN, translated from the coding sequence TTGGAGAAAATAACCGCTCAAATCAAAAAGGTCATCAAAGTCTTGGATGACAAAATGGAAATCCCAAACTACCAAAGACCTTACCGCTGGACAGAAGATAATGTCCGTTTATTGTTAAAAGATATTACCCATAGCTGGAAGGAAGGAAAAAGTTCTTATCGGATTGGAAGTGTAATCCTTAATAGTAAGGATGCAAAGCTTAATATCGTTGATGGTCAACAGCGTATCACTACTATTTTACTGATACTAAATTCTTTAGGTAGTGATGTTGGGTCTGTTTTAAGAGATTCATTACAATACAATCATCAGGATTCAATCAATTCTATTATTCGTAACAACAGTTTTATTGAATCTTGGTTACAAGAAAATATAGGAAACGATGCAAATAGTTTCGAGAAATATATTTTAGAATATTGTGAATTTGTAGAAATCAAAGTGAGCGACCTTTCCGAAGCCTTCCAGATGTTTGATTCACAAAACGGTCGTGGTAAAGAGTTGGAAGCTTATAATCTTTTGAAAGCCTATCATATCCGGGCAATGGAAAGCAATACGTTTGAAGAGAAAATTGCTTGTGACAAAACCTGGGAGAGTGCTGCAAGATATCAATCAAATAAAGAAAGCAACCAAGTCTCAGATTTATTAAGACAGCTCATTAATGAGCAACTATACAGAACCCGTTTATGGAGTCGTAAAGAAACCGCATCAGAATTTAGTAAGAAAGAAATTAAAGAGTTTAAAGGAATTACAGTTAGTAAGAATCATCCTATTGATTTTCCTTATCAAAATAAAGCACTATTGCAATACGTAATGCAGCATTATTTAAACTCACTGGGTATAACTGTAAATGGTGTTAAGTCAAGATTCAAGCAATCTTCGCCTGAGAAAATCAGTCCATTTGCTTTACTCAACCAAAACATTGTTAATGGAAAAGATTTTTTTGTTTATACAGAGACTTATGTTGAAATATACAAAAGGCTTTTTCATTCTGAATATGATGATATGAAGGAATTTAAAACGTTTCTTCAAACAAATTGTAAATATTCCGGTTCGCATCGTGATGGAGATCAATATCTATTTGAACTTTATAAATCATTGATAATGCTGATGTTTGATAAGTTTGGAGAAGATGGTGTTGAGAAATATCATAAGATTTTATATCTCTTGGTTTACAGACTTCGTCTTGAAAAGGAACAAGTACGCTACGCAAGTGTTGCAGATTATCCTGTTCAGAACAAAGTATTCAATATCATAGAAAATGCTCAAACCTATTCTGATTTAATTCGATTGGAAAAAATGGCAAATAAAAAAGTAGTTTGTAAAAAAGGGGTTAAGAGAGTGATTGAGTTTTTTGATGGACAACAAATAAAGCTGGAATCTTTTGATTCAAATAAAGTAAAATTAACTGATTTCAAATTAGTATACAATGTCAACTAA
- a CDS encoding DUF262 domain-containing protein, translated as MSTKNLNKSLQQIFQSNYIVPLYQRNYAWGQDEIEQLLQDLYENFKKFATNPTLNYFIGSLVVLKRKDELYEVIDGQQRLTTLSLLLKILNLAKEPKLFYESRPEVESFFDSYYRNGKTTEVTFDYKVSHLVNAVDLLQQSIVNPDEKIPLYLDQVLNLEPSFRNFIYENVILVRVEIPQDTDVANYFEIMNNRGEQLQKHEILKSYLMETLRDEKGNYFEKQQDEFSKIWDACSQMDTHIQKLFSSEERQKYFGESYDEIRQVDFENEETHFKSGFSINQALGNTTNKINSVEIEDIDDSGRDQSIIDFPNFLMHIFKVKYQTYNDNGNETEIPLNEKDLIRVYEGLKDRIDVKDFVNDLLYYRTVFDRFIVKATDEEADEEKYKWTLQKPCKYDYYKRNTSSLKYKNTFENQDRLIKSISLLQVTFRNRKYKNWLQEILLFFSNKERFNISILDYQDFIDGIILNHFDVNIDSSKFDDGVKVPHFLFNFIDYLYWVQSPSDFKFTYRNSVEHHLPQSYKNEINEDLLDNLGNLCLVSKNSNSKMNNEHPTGKAAIDGKYYRPNLPPKQKTIYNITNKEKKWGNEEILTHRIEITDLLEKREAILRTSY; from the coding sequence ATGTCAACTAAAAATCTAAATAAAAGCTTACAACAAATTTTTCAAAGCAACTATATAGTTCCTCTTTATCAGAGAAATTATGCCTGGGGGCAAGATGAGATAGAACAGTTGCTTCAGGACTTGTATGAGAATTTTAAAAAGTTTGCAACCAATCCAACTTTAAATTACTTTATTGGAAGTTTAGTTGTTCTCAAAAGGAAAGACGAATTATATGAGGTAATTGATGGACAACAGCGATTAACTACTTTATCTTTATTACTAAAAATATTGAATCTTGCAAAAGAACCAAAACTCTTTTACGAATCTAGACCTGAAGTAGAGTCTTTTTTTGATTCTTATTATAGAAATGGAAAAACAACGGAAGTTACTTTTGATTACAAAGTTTCTCATTTGGTTAATGCTGTAGATTTGCTGCAGCAATCTATTGTAAACCCTGATGAAAAGATTCCACTGTATTTAGATCAAGTACTAAATTTAGAACCGTCATTTAGAAATTTCATTTATGAGAATGTAATTCTCGTCCGTGTAGAAATTCCACAAGATACGGATGTCGCAAATTATTTTGAAATAATGAATAATCGAGGCGAGCAATTGCAGAAACACGAAATTCTAAAATCTTATCTGATGGAGACATTGAGAGATGAAAAAGGAAATTATTTTGAGAAACAACAAGATGAGTTTTCAAAAATTTGGGATGCTTGTTCACAGATGGATACGCATATTCAGAAATTATTTTCATCAGAAGAAAGACAGAAATACTTTGGAGAAAGTTATGATGAAATAAGACAAGTTGATTTTGAGAATGAGGAAACGCACTTTAAGAGCGGGTTTTCAATCAATCAGGCATTGGGAAATACGACTAATAAAATAAATTCAGTTGAGATTGAAGATATTGATGACTCCGGAAGAGACCAATCTATCATTGATTTTCCAAACTTTTTAATGCACATTTTTAAAGTAAAATATCAAACTTATAATGATAATGGAAATGAAACAGAAATCCCATTAAATGAAAAAGACTTGATTAGAGTTTACGAAGGTTTGAAAGATAGAATAGACGTGAAGGACTTTGTAAATGATTTACTTTATTACCGTACTGTTTTTGATAGGTTTATTGTAAAGGCTACAGATGAAGAAGCAGATGAAGAAAAATATAAATGGACTTTACAAAAGCCTTGCAAATACGATTATTATAAAAGAAATACTTCTAGTCTGAAATATAAAAATACTTTTGAAAATCAAGACAGATTAATCAAATCAATCTCACTCCTACAAGTTACATTCAGAAACAGAAAATATAAAAATTGGCTGCAGGAAATATTACTTTTCTTCTCGAATAAAGAAAGATTTAATATAAGTATTTTAGATTACCAAGATTTTATTGATGGGATAATTTTAAATCATTTTGATGTAAATATAGACTCTTCCAAGTTTGATGACGGTGTGAAAGTTCCACATTTTTTATTCAATTTTATTGATTATTTGTATTGGGTTCAAAGTCCTTCTGATTTTAAATTTACTTATCGTAATTCAGTTGAACATCATCTTCCGCAATCCTATAAGAACGAAATTAACGAGGATTTGCTAGATAATCTTGGAAACCTTTGTTTGGTTAGTAAGAATTCAAATTCTAAAATGAATAATGAACATCCAACCGGAAAAGCGGCCATCGATGGAAAATATTATAGGCCAAATCTTCCTCCTAAACAGAAGACAATTTACAATATCACAAATAAAGAAAAAAAGTGGGGCAATGAAGAAATATTGACTCATAGAATTGAAATAACAGATTTATTGGAAAAAAGGGAAGCAATTTTAAGAACTTCATATTAA